Proteins co-encoded in one Octopus bimaculoides isolate UCB-OBI-ISO-001 chromosome 9, ASM119413v2, whole genome shotgun sequence genomic window:
- the LOC106877344 gene encoding uncharacterized protein LOC106877344, translated as MSECPSSECGTLSEEKVQRALVMLNIEFSETLSKQDKCKLLQDNIMNTDNLPIMFDIMDVLSVSSKGAATVQEMRERINIQLMSKESCANDEMKSLVAAKSEFKRNKEKLSKLYEKYIDILNTTFPCMINHLTSEDIIANAAKNIQETQNALNDTQCTIIFTGETGAGKSTLLNVILRDSVLPHHAISCTSTICMIKYGEKRHMKVRYNNGQVKEFDIEDNEESRTKIEDALFQRADREKGSDIRSVELQLPSQILNCGLIFVDTPGIGENDAMEEILTNFIREHQIQGFIYVVKVDGAAGGIQEDRILKLMKIVIEKQNYSKSNHTETCLYDTATTLFVFNRWDLVSDEDKIHVRDYVEKRLKKCSPNIDDNEIMFMSATSVMRQLENGFVTTPYTELIKGIRQMMEKTAFIILKRFYRWLNYMVSRSLHHYKTLFSGADFSEYQLKQKFRETERKLNILEANSKEIFQELRKNIDDKEAELNENLSEYLQSEMIWAEITNLTESEMEFARQMQNFDSVVSNLYNTKIIDAISEYTPINQEINQLKDKLMLTIKKKTFLLQEELSIIELEMDSKDMGILNVNNRRGSNFSICSWHLPMAPPKIPSTVLGKLALSAKRLLTKHNSKNALRKQVQRGSKDALDSFIRENNYIACQLEPIRNYLEKAEVCIPKLIESNKSFIAELKENHLKHKLEKEKYIEALNKILELQDEIAHFGYQNTFNQKKALEKLINIQSLAPSFTNSIGDSGIVVDTNRRVPQSLFAEMIPAALCDTEITIRKYFRHLEIPSLYSEIEKLSYLHHESLAKVIQAMKGDEPVPVILFDERLFPLRWRTNNITQRKRIPVESYSVFIRNIASGLVYIHSHGLVHPEVSLDSVMVNWHQQVKLTGMALPRKLTIVDSDQPIQDMVYLAPEVLRGGIYESPADVFGFGLLICELYIKKRAFGDKTRLSISRFLNEVDATNVEYFELIPDNLKGIVPKMLSSSPSERLTSSNIWRTLEI; from the exons ATGTCGGAGTGTCCATCTTCAGAATGTGGGACGCTGAGCGAGGAGAAAGTGCAAAGAGCTTTGGTTATGCTGAATATTGAATTTAGCGAAACACTTTCAAAGCAAGATAAGTGTAAACTTCTTCAAGACAACATCATGAACACAGACAATTTACCAATCATGTTTGATATTATGGATGTGTTGTCGGTATCGAGTAAGGGAGCAGCAACAGTTCaagagatgagagaaagaataaatattcaaCTGATGTCAAAAGAAAGTTGCGCAAATGACGAG ATGAAGAGTCTTGTCGCAGCCAAATCAGAATtcaaaagaaacaaggaaaagttAAGCAAACTCTAtgagaaatatattgatatattgaacaCTACCTTCCCGTGTATGATAAATCACCTTACCTCCGAAGATATCATAGCAAATGCTGCCAAAAACATCCAAGAAACACAGAACGCATTAAACGATACTCAATGCACCATTATTTTTACAG GTGAAACTGGAGCTGGTAAAAGTACCCTGTTAAATGTTATATTAAGAGATTCGGTGTTACCCCATCATGCAATTAGTTGCACATCCACTATCTGTATGATCAAGTACGGAGAAAAAAGACATATGAAAGTCAGATATAATAATGGTCAAGTGAAAGAATTTGATATTGAAGACAACGAAGAATCACGAACAAAAATAGAGGACGCTTTGTTTCAACGAGCCGACCGTGAAAAAGGTTCTGATATCAGATCTGTTGAATTACAACTTCCCAGTCAAATTTTAAAT TGTGGTTTGATTTTTGTTGATACTCCTGGAATTGGGGAAAACGATGCAATGGAAGAAATTCTTACGAATTTTATACGAGAGCATCAGATTCAAGGGTTTATATATGTCGTAAAAGTCGATGGAGCAGCCGGTGGAATCCAAGAAGACAGG ATTTTGAAACTAATGAAAATTGTAATTGAGAAACAGAATTACTCAAAATCAAACCATACAGAAACGTGTTTGTACGACACGGCAACAACATTGTTTGTCTTTAATCGCTGGGACTTAGTGTCTGATGAAGACAAGATACATGTGCGGGATTACGTTGAAAAACGACTGAAGAAATGCTCTCCAAACATAGATGACAATGAAATTATGTTCATGTCAGCGACATCTGTGATGCGGCAGTTAGAAAACGGCTTTGTTACTACACCTTACACAGAACTTATTAAAGGGATCAGGCAAATGATGGAGAAAACcgcattcattattttaaaacgaTTCTACAG gtGGCTAAATTACATGGTTTCTAGGAGTCTGCATCATTACAAGACGTTATTCAGTGGAGCTGACTTCTCTGAATATCAGCTGAAACAAAAGTTTCGGGAAACTGAGAGGAAATTGAATATTTTAGAGGCAAATTCTAAAGAGATCTTTCAGGAATTACGTAAGAATATCGATGATAAAGAGGCAGAGTTGAACGAGAATTTATCAGAATACCTTCAGTCCGAAATGATATGGGCTGAAATAACTAATTTGACTGAATCAGAAATGGAATTC GCAAGACAAATGCAGAACTTTGATTCGGTCGTATCCAACTTATACAACACAAAGATTATCGATGCTATCTCTGAATATACTCCAATAAATCAAGAAATTAATCAACTCAAGGACAAATTGATGCTGACAATCAAGAAGAAGACATTCCTTCTCCAAGAGGAACTAAGTATTATTGAACTGGAAATG gATTCCAAGGACATGGGGATACTAAATGTTAACAATCGACGTGGTAGCAACTTCAGTATTTGCAGTTGGCATCTTCCCATGGCGCCTCCTAAAATTCCTTCTACAGTATTGGGTAAATTGGCTTTGTCCGCGAAAAGACTGTTGACGAAGCATAACAGCAAAAATGCTTTACGGAAACAAGTTCAAAGAGGAAGCAAGGATGCATTGGATAGTTTTATACGGGAAAATAACTATATAGCTTGTCAGCTTGAACCGATACGAAATTATTTGGAAAAGGCTGAGGTGTGTATACCGAAGCTTATTGAAAGCAATAAAAGTTTCATCGCAGAATTAAAAGAGAATCATTTGAAACATAAACTAGAGAAAGAAAAGTACATAGAAGCactgaataaaatattagaaCTTCAGGATGAAATTGCCCATTTTGGTTACCAGAATACTTTCAATCAAAAGAAAGCACTTGAAAAATTGATAAACATCCAAAGTTTAGCTCCGTCATTTACAAATTCTATTGGAGATTCTGGAATTGTTGTTGATACTAATCGGCGTGTGCCGCAGAGTTTGTTTGCAGAAATGATTCCGGCAGCTTTATGTGACACTGAAATTACAATCCGGAAATACTTTAGGCACCTTGAAATTCCGAGTCTCTATTCTGAAATAGAAAAACTTTC ATACCTGCACCACGAATCCCTTGCAAAAGTCATACAAGCTATGAAAGGAGACGAACCAGTTCCAGTTATTTTGTTTGATGAACGTTTATTCCCGCTCAGATGGCGAACTAACAATATTACTCAACGAAAGCGGATACCTGTTGAGTCTTACAGtgtcttcatcagaaatatagctTCCGGGCTAGTTTACATTCACTCCCACGGGCTCGTCCATCCTGAAGTATCTTTGGACAGTGTCATG GTTAATTGGCACCAACAAGTGAAACTTACCGGAATGGCATTACCACGTAAACTGACAATTGTAGATTCGGACCAACCGATTCAGGATATGGTGTATCTCGCACCAGAAGTTCTAAGAGGTGGAATATACGAATCACCAGCAGATGTGTTCGGTTTTGGTCTCTTGATTTGTGAATTGTACATAAAAAAGAGGGCATTTGGAGACAAAACTAGATTATCCATTTCCAGGTTTCTTAACGAGGTTGATGCTACTAATGTGGAATATTTTGAACTCATTCCTGATAACTTAAAGGGGATAGTGCCAAAAATGCTCTCAAGTTCACCGTCTGAAAGACTCACATCTAGTAATATTTGGAGAACTCTTGAAATCTAA